Proteins encoded within one genomic window of Camelina sativa cultivar DH55 chromosome 19, Cs, whole genome shotgun sequence:
- the LOC104765944 gene encoding protein disulfide-isomerase 5-3-like has protein sequence MVSSTKLKSVDFYRKIPRDLTEASLSGAGLSIVAALFMVFLFGMVLSSYLEVNTTTSVIVDKSTDGDFLRIDFNISFPALSCEFASVDVSDVLGTNRLNITKTIRKFPIDPNLRSTGAEFHSGLTLHLINHGEETKEEFPDGAIPLTSGSFESFTHHFPILVVNFNAPWCYWSNRLKPSWEKAANIIKQKYDPETDGRVLLANVDCTEEPALCKRNHIQGYPSIRIFRKGSDLREDHGHHEHESYYGDRDTESIVKMVDGLVAPIHPETHKVALGGISNDTLKNLKKAPVTGGCRVEGYVRVKKVPGNLVISAHSGAHSFDSSQMNMSHVVSHLSFGRMISSRLLTDMKRLLPYLGQSHDRLDGKAFINQHEFGANVTIEHYLQIVKTEVTTRRSGQEHSIIEEYEYTAHSSVAQTYYLPVAKFHFELSPMQILITEDPKSFSHFITNLCAIIGGVFTVAGILDSIFHNTLRLIKKVELGKNI, from the exons ATGGTTTCCTCAACCAAACTCAAATCCGTTGATTTCTACAG gaaaATTCCGAGAGATTTGACAGAGGCATCTCTATCAGGCGCTGGGTTATCCATTGTAGCTGCTCTCTTCATGGTGTTCTTGTTTGGAATGGT GCTGAGTAGTTATTTGGAAGTCAACACTACCACATCTGTTATAGTTGATAAGAGCACTGATGGGGACTTCTTACGCATTGATTTCAACATCAG TTTTCCTGCTCTTTCGTGTGAATTTGCATCCGTTGATGTGAGTGACGTGTTGGGAACA AATAGGTTGAATATAACAAAGACAATTCGAAAGTTTCCAATTGATCCGAATTTAAGGTCCACTGGCGCAGAATTCCACTCTGGCCTTACATTACATCTCATTAACCATGGAGAAGAAACTAAGGAAGAGTTCCCTGATGGTGCTATACCATTAACCAGTGGTAGTTTTGAATCATTTACACATCA CTTTCCAATATTGGTGGTTAACTTTAATGCACCATGGTGCTACTGGAGTAATCGCCTG AAACCTTCATGGGAGAAAGCAGCtaatataatcaaacaaaa ATATGATCCTGAAACTGATGGCCGTGTTCTTCTAGCAAACGTTGATTGCACGGAAGAACCTGCGCTATGTAAGAG GAATCACATACAAGGCTATCCATCTATTCGTATTTTCCGCAAAGGCAGTGACCTTAG AGAGGACCACGGTCACCACGAACATGAATCTTACTATGGAGATCGGGACACAGAGAGTATAGTTAAG atGGTGGATGGACTGGTCGCACCTATCCACCCGGAGACTCACAAGGTAGCTTTGGGTGGTATATCCAATGATAccttaaaaaatcttaaaaaggcACCAGTTACAGGAGGGTGTAGAGTTGAAGGTTATGTACGTGTAAAGAAG GTTCCAGGAAACCTCGTTATCTCAGCTCATTCAGGAGCTCATTCATTCGATTCTTCTCAAATGAACATGTCGCATGTTGTTTCCCACCTTTCATTTGGGAGGATGATTTCTTCGAGGTTGCTGACTGATATGAAGCGGTTGTTGCCATATCTTGGCCAAAGCCATGACAGGCTGGATGGAAAGGCATTCATAAATCAACATGAGTTTGGTGCCAATGTTACT ATCGAACACTACCTTCAAATAGTCAAAACAGAGGTTACTACAAGAAGATCCGGTCAAGAACATTCAATAATAGAGGAATATGAATACACCGCTCACAGCAGCGTGGCTCAGACTTACTACTTACCTGTGGCAAAGTTTCACTTTGAGCTCTCTCCCATGCAG ATCTTGATAACCGAAGACCCGAAGTCCTTTTCGCACTTCATCACAAATCTGTGTGCCATTATTGGTGGTGTTTTCACG gttgcGGGAATACTAGATTCGATTTTCCACAATACATTAAGACTAATAAAAAAGGTCGAACTCGGGAAAAACATTTGA
- the LOC104767680 gene encoding dual specificity protein phosphatase 12-like: protein MQKLDLVRENLYLGDICAAAEILKNGSSEISHVLTVLHHPSISVFEEWRNVKLESKEIKEVYVGGGDGQDSLQGKEFATESALPSEKGVLVHCFAGQSRSASMVIAYLMRMEKLFGKEALASLRQCAQASSNPGFLKQLDLFERVNFKVDRSSPIYKHFRLKALGYLYSKDKKFDRLKLRADPEIMSNESSGSTYHCKKCKRILLFQEQVIDHTPGEADSEFDDMFKNMIGEVRNKNPDDPKQCTSIFVEPIEWMNTMEDFVSEGKLLCPKCSADDE from the exons ATGCAGAAGCTTGACCTAGTTAGGGAGAATCTATACCTAGGCGATATATGCGCAGCTGCTGAGATTCTCAAGAATGGTAGCTCTGAGATTTCACATGTTCTTACGGTTTTGCACCACCCTTCCATATCTGTCTTCGAGGAATGGCGTAACGTGAAACTAGAATCAAAAGAAATCAAGGAAGTGTatgttggtggtggtgatggtcaAGACTCATTACAAGGCAAAGAGTTTGCGACAGAGAGCGCGTTACCATCAG AGAAAGGTGTGTTAGTTCATTGCTTTGCTGGACAATCTCGGAGTGCTTCTATGGTTATTGCGTATCTTATGAGGATGGAAAAGCTCTTCGGGAAAGAAGCTTTAGCATCATTGAGACAATGCGCTCAGGCTAGTTCCAATCCTGGCTTCTTAAAACAGTTAGATTTGTTTGAGAGAGTGAACTTCAAAGTCGACCGTTCCAGCCCTATTTACAAGCACTTCCGTCTAAAAGCTTTAGGTTACTTATATAGCAAGGATAAGAAATTTGATAGATTGAAGTTGAGAGCTGATCCGGAAATAATGTCGAATGAGAGTAGTGGTAGTACGTACCATTGCAAGAAGTGCAAGAGAATTTTGTTGTTTCAAGAGCAAGTTATTGATCATACTCCAGGTGAGGCTGATTCAGAGTTCGATGACATGTTCAAAAACATGATAGGAGAGGTTCGCAACAAGAACCCCGATGATCCGAAACAATGTACTTCCATATTCGTAGAGCCTATCGAATGGATGAACACAATGGAAGATTTTGTGTCTGAAGGGAAGTTATTGTGTCCTAAGTGTAGCGCNGACGATGAATAA
- the LOC104765941 gene encoding FHA domain-containing protein DDL-like, with translation MAPSSRSPSPRTKRLRRAQGEKEGGRSREREDERHDGRGREKRDSRDGEMGRERKRQGDTDRELGDKRRRSGREESGERKRDDERHSRARHERSTSPLDRSHRSSSRRSPERSIASRHDEESIERRGGEELNAEEDSVARMRAVEKALAAKKKEEPSFELSGKLAEDTNRYRGITLLFSEPPEARKPSERWRLYVFKDGEPLNEPLYLHRQSCYLFGRERRIADVPTDHPSCSKQHAVIQYREVEKEKPDGMMGKQVKPYIMDLGSTNKTYINENPIEPQRYYELFEKDTIKFGNSSREYVLLHENSAE, from the exons ATGGCTCCAAGTTCAAGGTCACCTTCACCACGGACGAAGAGACTGAGAAGAGCTCAAGGCGAGAAGGAAGGTGGgagaagtagagagagagaagacgagAGGCATGACGGTAGAGGAAGGGAGAAGAGAGACAGTAGGGATGGAGAAATgggaagagagaggaaaagacAAGGAGACACAGATAGGGAGCTTGGGGATAAGAGAAGACGCTCAGGGAGAGAGGAGAGTGGTGAAAGGAAAAGGGATGATGAGAGACACTCTAGAGCAAGGCATGAGAGGTCTACTTCACCGTTAGATAGGAGTCACAGGAGTAGTAGCAGGCGTTCACCAGAGAGATCTATTGCCTCAAGGCATGATGAG gagTCTATTGAAAGAAGGGGCGGCGAGGAGCT AAATGCCGAGGAAGATTCAGTCGCGAGGATGAGAGCAGTTGAAAAGGCTCTGGCAGCGAAGAAAAAG GAAGAACCATCATTTGAGCTATCAGGGAAACTTGCTGAAGATACCAACAGATACAGAG GTATCACACTCCTCTTCAGTGAGCCTCCGGAGGCTAGAAAGCCCAGCGAAAGATGGAGACTGTATGTCTTTAAGGATGGTGAACCACTGAATG AGCCTCTCTACCTCCATCGCCAAAGCTGTTATCTCTTTGGACGTGAGAGAAGGATTGCTGATGTTCCCACTGATCATCCATCGTGTAGCAAACAACATGCTGTTATTCAGTACCG GGAAGTGGAAAAGGAGAAACCGGATGGAATGATGGGGAAGCAAGTGAA GCCTTACATAATGGATCTTGGCAGTACgaacaaaacatatatcaat gAAAATCCTATTGAGCCACAACGATATTATGAGCTTTTTGAGAAAGACACCATAAAGTTCGGCAACAGCAG CCGAGAGTACGTACTGTTGCACGAAAATTCTGCTGAGTGA
- the LOC104765942 gene encoding protein LHCP TRANSLOCATION DEFECT-like, producing the protein MASIPCRAPSASLFFSTTNTISSSSSSSLKLPSRFLGTRVVKPRLRLGPSNGSRATCWFKFGKNGVDAENAGIYGSQSRDDFDRDDVEQYFNYMGMLAVEGTYDKMEALLNQNIHPVDILLMLAASEGDKPKIEELLRAGADYTVKDADGRTALDRASSEEIRDLILGSLTQKA; encoded by the exons ATGGCTTCCATTCCATGCAGAGCTCCTTCTGCGAGCTTATTCTTCTCTACCACCAAcacaatttcttcttcttcttcttcctcacttaaGCTCCCCTCTCGGTTTCTTGGAACTCGGGTTGTAAAGCCGCGGCTCCGACTCGGACCCTCCAATGGGTCGAGAGCCACTTGCTGGTTCAAGTTTGGAAAGAATGGCGTCGATGCTGAGAATGCTGGAATCTATGGCAGCCAGTCACGTGACGATTTTGACAGAGACGACGTTGAACAG TATTTCAACTACATGGGGATGCTTGCGGTGGAAGGTACCTACGATAAGATGGAGGCTCTTCTCAACCAGAATATTCACCCTGTCGACATCCTTTTAATGCTAGCAGCCTCAGAAGGAGACAAGCCTAAGATTGAAGAGCTTCTCAGAGCTGGTGCTGACTACACGGTTAAGGACGCTGATGGCAGAACCGCTCTTGACCGAGCCAGCAGCGAGGAGATCCGTGACTTGATCCTTGGATCCCTCACTCAAAAGGCTTGA
- the LOC104765945 gene encoding early nodulin-like protein 3, with protein MALNLKNMTYRGFCLVCLLMIVNKAYAREFTVGGGKGWTVPSGSQVYGQWAEQSRFQIGDSLLFVYQPNQDSVLQVTRDAYDTCNTDSPTAKFADGKTSFTLNHSGPYYFISGNKDNCKKNEKLVVIVMADRSGNNNTTSSSLPSPAPAPSGESAPSPPVSGTFEMSPAPMPTTSQETPNNAATSSSFAAAFLGAALASTLFLQ; from the exons ATGGCCCTAAACCTAAAGAACATGACGTATCGTGGGTTCTGTCTCGTGTGTTTGCTAATGATCGTTAACAAAGCCTACGCTAGAGAGTTCACAGTCGGTGGAGGGAAGGGTTGGACCGTCCCTTCTGGTTCTCAAGTGTATGGTCAATGGGCAGAACAGAGCAGATTCCAAATCGGTGACTCTCTGT TGTTCGTCTACCAACCAAACCAAGATTCAGTGCTCCAAGTCACAAGAGACGCTTACGACACCTGCAACACGGACTCACCGACCGCTAAATTCGCTGATGGCAAAACTTCATTCACGCTAAACCACTCTGGGCCATACTATTTCATCAGTGGAAACAAAGACAACTGCAAGAAAAACGAGAAGCTCGTGGTCATCGTTATGGCTGATAGAAGCGGTAACAACAACaccacatcatcatcactgCCCTCTCCAGCCCCGGCTCCCTCAGGAGAATCTGCTCCCTCTCCCCCTGTCTCGGGAACCTTTGAGATGAGCCCAGCACCTATGCCTACTACGTCTCAAGAAACTCCAAACAATGCAGCTACTTCTTCATCCTTCGCCGCTGCTTTTCTTGGGGCTGCTCTAGCTTCCACTCTATTCCTACAATAA
- the LOC104765943 gene encoding uncharacterized protein LOC104765943, whose amino-acid sequence MESSALSNCVRRTVFSNQQRTIQEGLEESSWTMYFETQDGLGHNDDSSMMSDAASPMGSVEEDTASSPSNRTKGCSEMEDNTIKVKTVMNNTKTEEKGLSKNGIIYEEYCAELKKRGLCLVPLSMLSNYIG is encoded by the exons ATGGAAAGCTCAGCACTAAGCAACTGCGTGAGGCGAACAGTGTTCTCTAATCAACAGAGAACAATACAAGAGGGTCTAGAAGAGAGTAGTTGGACAATGTACTTTGAAACCCAAGATGGATTAGGCCATAACGATGATTCTTCGATGATGTCAGATGCTGCGTCTCCTATGGGATCTGTCGAAGAAGACACGGCTTCATCTCCTTCTAACAGAACCAAG GGTTGTAGTGAAATGGAAGACAATACGATAAAAGTAAAAACCGTGATGAACAATACTAAAACTGAG GAGAAAGGACTGAGTAAAAATGGGATAATATATGAAGAATATTGCGCAGAATTGAAGAAGAGAGGACTTTGTTTAGTTCCTTTGTCGATGTTGTCTAACTATATTGGTTGA
- the LOC104767681 gene encoding dual specificity protein phosphatase 12-like: MVIAYLMRMEMLSGKEALASLRQCAQASPNPGFLKQLDLFERMNFKVDRSSPIYKHFRLKALGYLYSKDKKFDRLKLRADPEIMSNESSGSTYHCKKCKRILFFQEQVIDHTPGEADSEFDDMFKNMIGEVRNKNPGDPNQCTSIFVEPIVWMNTVEDFVSEGKLLCPKCSAKVGSFDWSGSYCSCGSKIVPAFQLQMSRVDVITVKDGVKKKKNNKHDKRRV; this comes from the coding sequence ATGGTTATTGCGTATCTGATGAGGATGGAAATGCTCTCCGGGAAAGAAGCTTTAGCATCATTGAGACAATGCGCTCAGGCTAGTCCCAATCCTGGCTTCTTAAAACAGTTAGATTTGTTTGAGAGAATGAACTTCAAAGTCGACCGTTCCAGCCCTATTTACAAGCACTTCCGTCTAAAAGCTTTAGGTTACTTATATAGCAAGGATAAGAAATTTGATAGATTGAAGTTGAGAGCTGATCCGGAAATAATGTCGAATGAGAGTAGTGGTAGTACGTACCATTGCAAGAAGTGCaagagaattttgttttttcaagaGCAAGTTATTGATCATACTCCAGGTGAGGCTGATTCAGAGTTCGATGACATGTTCAAAAACATGATAGGAGAGGTTCGCAACAAGAACCCCGGTGATCCGAACCAATGTACTTCCATATTCGTAGAGCCTATCGTATGGATGAACACAGTGGAAGATTTTGTGTCTGAAGGGAAGTTATTGTGTCCTAAGTGTAGCGCTAAGGTTGGAAGCTTTGACTGGTCGGGGAGTTATTGTAGCTGTGGAAGCAAGATTGTTCCGGCGTTTCAACTTCAGATGAGCCGCGTCGATGTTATCACTGTGAAAGATggcgtgaagaagaagaagaacaacaagcaTGATAAGAGAAGAGTCTAA